From the genome of Labrus bergylta chromosome 12, fLabBer1.1, whole genome shotgun sequence, one region includes:
- the cbln4 gene encoding cerebellin-4 — MVNSFILVLSWAVIFEVARAQNDTEPIVLEGKCLVVCDSNPATDWKASSSPLGISVRAANSKVAFSAVRSNNHEPSEMSNKTRIIYFDQVLVNIGNYFTFESVFLSPRKGVYSFNFHVIKVYQSQTIQVNLMLNGKPVISAFAGDKDVTREAATNGVLLYLEKEDKVYLKLEKGNLVGGWQYSTFSGFLVFPL; from the exons ATGGTGAACTCCTTCATACTGGTGCTCAGCTGGGCTGTGATCTTTGAGGTGGCGAGAGCTCAGAATGACACGGAGCCGATCGTCCTGGAGGGGAAGTGCCTCGTGGTGTGCGACTCCAACCCGGCCACGGACTGGAAGGCTTCGTCCTCTCCGCTCGGCATCTCGGTGCGCGCCGCCAACTCCAAGGTGGCTTTCTCTGCAGTCCGGAGCAACAACCACGAGCCGTCGGAGATGAGCAACAAAACGAGAATAATCTACTTCGATCAG gTTCTGGTGAATATAGGAAACTACTTCACGTTTGAATCAGTGTTTTTGTCCCCGAGAAAAGGAGTCTACAGCTTTAACTTCCACGTCATAAAAGTGTACCAGAGCCAGACCATACAG GTGAACCTGATGTTAAATGGGAAACCCGTCATCTCTGCTTTCGCGGGGGACAAAGACGTGACGCGTGAGGCGGCCACCAATGGAGTTTTGCTTTATCTAGAAAAAGAGGACAAAGTTTACCTGAAGCTGGAGAAGGGGAACCTCGTTGGTGGATGGCAATACTCAACATTTTCTGGCTTTCTTGTGTTcccactgtaa